One part of the Tunicatimonas pelagia genome encodes these proteins:
- a CDS encoding DoxX family protein: MLKLLKDKATYETIIRYILGLAMLPYALTKLFRTQFIVLPFHEWSEPLERISGVTLTWAFLGYSKWFTVLLGVLELVPAILLLFRKTRLLGAILLLPVVLNVFLINIALDLWEGIQRISGVLLLLNIALLMFHFPILRDFVLKIFSIGSVKRIGVETAVNIVLIGIVSYFFLDQVLSYLDQRNFLTGDWYNGRPNVWVVTETTSAGEVNKINSPYEQGHPRYYFHPQDWVTEFLPGSNEPLGKAYKLDEEDQILKVFTKSDTLKGNYALMGKDTLEWMLENGTTMRLTRRELK; encoded by the coding sequence ATGCTGAAGCTGCTAAAAGACAAAGCCACTTACGAAACGATTATTCGTTACATACTTGGCTTAGCTATGCTACCGTATGCGTTAACTAAGCTATTTAGGACACAATTCATTGTTTTGCCCTTTCACGAATGGTCAGAGCCGCTGGAGCGTATTTCCGGAGTTACTTTAACTTGGGCATTTTTAGGTTATTCTAAGTGGTTTACTGTGCTACTCGGTGTACTGGAGCTTGTGCCTGCTATTCTGCTGCTTTTCCGAAAGACTAGACTGTTGGGAGCAATATTGTTGCTACCAGTAGTACTCAATGTGTTTCTTATCAATATCGCCTTAGATCTGTGGGAAGGTATCCAGCGTATCTCGGGGGTATTGCTATTGCTCAATATTGCTTTACTGATGTTTCATTTTCCCATTTTGAGAGATTTTGTATTGAAGATATTCTCGATAGGTTCTGTAAAGAGAATAGGAGTAGAAACAGCAGTTAATATAGTGCTGATAGGAATTGTTTCTTACTTCTTCTTGGATCAGGTGCTCAGTTATCTGGATCAGCGAAATTTTTTGACGGGCGACTGGTACAATGGTCGCCCCAATGTCTGGGTGGTTACGGAAACTACCTCGGCAGGGGAAGTGAATAAAATAAATAGCCCCTACGAACAGGGGCATCCTCGGTACTATTTCCATCCTCAAGACTGGGTAACGGAGTTTTTACCAGGAAGCAACGAACCTCTGGGCAAAGCGTATAAATTAGACGAAGAAGATCAGATACTGAAAGTCTTCACTAAGTCAGATACGCTCAAGGGAAATTACGCACTGATGGGTAAAGATACTCTGGAGTGGATGTTAGAGAACGGTACTACTATGCGCTTGACCCGACGGGAGCTAAAGTAG